AAAGATTACTAATTTTCTTAAGTTACTAAACATGTTTTTTCTTCCCCTTAGTTATAAATATAACATATTTTAATTATGCAAACAAATTTAGGGAGAATTTTGTAGAGATATCAGAGGTTTCTTTTAAATTCTGGACACTTTTTGGACACAAAGTAAGGGGTAGGGGAATTTTGAAGCACTGTCTAATGTTGAGCGTGAAATCTTTTTTCTTTACGGCCAAATGTTCGGTAATTGTTCAAAACGTTGGGCCTAGAGTTGGAGATATTGTTTTGCTCTATCATCAGGGCAAAAATATAGATTTAAATTGACAATTTCTTCCCCTGTGGTATATTAAAAGAAACGCATGGTAGCGTTTAAATGAAAAAGCAACGAGGCGTTCTAGGGAACGTCTTTTTTATTTTTAGACAAAGATCATTGTGTCGTTATCAGCGATAGATAAGCATTGTTAAATATTCTTAAGATTTAAATTTTATATAAAATAAGGAGAGAGATATGTTAAAGGCGGATATAACTGTTCATCTTAAAAAGACCGTTGTTGACCCGCAAGGTTTAGCTGTAAAACATGCTTTAGAATCGTTAGATTACGAATCTCTTAAAGAGGTAAGGGTTGGAAAATCTATCGCCATTCTTTTTGATTCTGACGATGTCGAAGATATAAGTAAAAAGACCGATGAGATCTGCAAAAAGCTTTTAGCTAACACAGTAATTGAGGATTATCAATTTAGTATAAAGAAAGAGGTTTAGATGAAATTTGGAGTAGTTGTATTCCCGGGTTCTAACTGCGAGCAGGATTGTTTTTATGTAATTAAGGATGTGCTTGGTCAACCTGTAGAGCACATTTGGCATGAGAATCGCAAACTAGATGGGTTTGATTGTTTGATTATACCAGGAGGATTTAGCTATGGAGATTATTTGAGATCCGGGGCTATTGCTGGTTTCTCTCCAGTTATGGACGGGATAATTGAGTTTGCACGCAAAGGGGGGCTTATAATAGGTATCTGTAATGGTTTTCAGATTTTACTTGAAGCAGGGCTCCTTCCCGGAGCTATGCTGCGTAATAAAAATATTCATTTTATCTGTAAATACAGCTATGTAACTGTAAAGAATAATAAAACACCTTTTGCTTTACTCTCTAAGCCTAATCAGGTTTTAAAGATACCAATAGCACATAACGAGGGTAATTATTATATCGATGAAAAAGGATTAGAGGATCTTAAAAAGAACAATCAGATAATATTTCAATATTGTTCAGCTAGAGGAGAGGTTAGTGAAGAGAGCAACCCTAATGGTGCTGTTTTTAATATTGCAGGTATTACAAATAAAGAAGGTAA
This window of the Candidatus Kaelpia aquatica genome carries:
- the purQ gene encoding phosphoribosylformylglycinamidine synthase subunit PurQ; translation: MKFGVVVFPGSNCEQDCFYVIKDVLGQPVEHIWHENRKLDGFDCLIIPGGFSYGDYLRSGAIAGFSPVMDGIIEFARKGGLIIGICNGFQILLEAGLLPGAMLRNKNIHFICKYSYVTVKNNKTPFALLSKPNQVLKIPIAHNEGNYYIDEKGLEDLKKNNQIIFQYCSARGEVSEESNPNGAVFNIAGITNKEGNVLGMMPHPERSSEEELGSKDGLLIFNSIVSWLKGK
- the purS gene encoding phosphoribosylformylglycinamidine synthase subunit PurS; translated protein: MLKADITVHLKKTVVDPQGLAVKHALESLDYESLKEVRVGKSIAILFDSDDVEDISKKTDEICKKLLANTVIEDYQFSIKKEV